A window of Callospermophilus lateralis isolate mCalLat2 chromosome 13, mCalLat2.hap1, whole genome shotgun sequence contains these coding sequences:
- the Mdm4 gene encoding protein Mdm4 isoform X1 has translation MTSYSTSAQCSTSDSVCRISPERVNKVRPKLPLLKILQAAGAEGEMFTVKEVMHYLGQYIMVKQLYDQQEQHMVYCGGDLLGELLGRQSFSVKDPSPLYDMLRKNLVTLTTATTDAAQTLALAQDHSLDIPSQDQPKQSAEESSNSRKRTEEGDIPALPTSEHKCRNSRENEDLINLSQDETSRLDLGFEEWDVAGLPWWFLGNLRNNYTPRSNGSTDLQTNQDIGTAIVSDTTDDLWFLNESVSEQLGVGIKVEAADTEQASEEVVKVSDKKVIEVGKNDDLEDSKSLSDDTDIEVTSEDEWQCTECKKFNSPSKRYCFRCWALRKDWYSDCSKLTHSLSTSDITAVPEKKESEGIDVPDCRRTVSAPVVRPKDVSIKEGNSKLLNPCNSVEFLDLAHSSESQETISSMGEQSDNVSEQRTDVENMEDCQNILKPCSLCEKRPRDGNIIHGRTSHLTTCFPCARRLKKAGASCPICKKEIQLVIKVFIA, from the exons ATGACATCATATTCCACCTCTGCCCAGTGTTCAACATCTGATAGTGTTTGCAGGATCTCTCCAGAACGAGTCAATAAG GTACGACCAAAATTGCCACTTTTGAAGATTTTGCAGGCAGCAGGTGCAGAAGGTGAAATGTTCACTGTTAAAGAG GTAATGCACTATCTAGGCCAGTATATAATGGTGAAGCAGCTTTATGATCAACAGGAGCAGCATATGGTTTATTGTGGTGGAGATCTTTTGGGAGAACTACTGGGACGTCAGAGCTTCTCCGTGAAAGATCCAAG CCCTCTCTATGATATGCTAAGAAAGAATCTTGTCACTTTAACCACTGCTACTACAG ATGCTGCTCAGACTCTCGCTCTCGCACAGGATCACAGTTTGGATATTCCAAGTCAAGACCAACCGAAG CAAAGTGCAGAGGAAAGTTCTAATTCCAGGAAAAGAACTGAAGAGGGTGATATTCCCGCACTGCCTACCTCAGAGCATAAATGCAGAAATTCTAGAGAAA ATGAAGACTTGATAAATTTAAGCCAAGATGAGACATCTAGGTTGGACCTTGGGTTTGAGGAGTGGGATGTAGCTGGCCTGCCTTGGTGGTTTTTAGGAAACTTGAGAAACAACTATACACCTAGAAGTAATGGCTCAACTGATTTACAGACAAATCAG GATATAGGTACTGCCATTGTTTCAGATACTACAGATGATTTGTGGTTTTTAAATGAGTCAGTTTCAGAGCAGTTAGGTGTTGGAATAAAAGTTGAAGCTGCTGATACTGAACAAGCAAGTGAAGAAGTAGTTAAAGTGAGTGACAAAAAG GTGATTGAAGTGGGGAAAAATGATGACCTTGAGGACTCTAAGTCCTTAAGTGATGATACTGATATAGAAGTTACCTCTGAG GATGAGTGGCAGTGTACTGAATGCAAGAAATTTAATTCTCCAAGCAAGAGGTACTGTTTCCGTTGCTGGGCCTTGAGGAAGGATTGGTATTCAGATTGTTCTAAATTAACACATTCTCTCTCCACATCTGACATCACTGCCGTGCCCGAAAAGAAGGAAAGTGAAGGAATTGATGTCCCTGATTGCCGTAGAACTGTTTCAGCTCCAGTTGTTAGACCTAAAGATGTATCtataaaggaaggaaattctaaacttttaaatccCTGCAACTCAGTGGAATTCTtggatttggctcacagttctgaaaGCCAAGAGACCATCTCAAGTATGGGAGAACAATCAGATAACGTCTCTGAGCAGAGAACAGATGTAGAAAATATGGAGGATTGCCAGAATATCTTGAAGCCATGTAGCTTGTGTGAGAAAAGACCACGAGACGGGAATATTATTCATGGAAGGACAAGCCATCTTACGACTTGCTTTCCCTGTGCCAGAAGACTAAAGAAGGCTGGGGCTTCCTGTCCTATTTGCAAGAAAGAGATTCAATTAGTTATTAAGGTTTTTATAGCATAG
- the Mdm4 gene encoding protein Mdm4 isoform X2 gives MFTVKEVMHYLGQYIMVKQLYDQQEQHMVYCGGDLLGELLGRQSFSVKDPSPLYDMLRKNLVTLTTATTDAAQTLALAQDHSLDIPSQDQPKQSAEESSNSRKRTEEGDIPALPTSEHKCRNSRENEDLINLSQDETSRLDLGFEEWDVAGLPWWFLGNLRNNYTPRSNGSTDLQTNQDIGTAIVSDTTDDLWFLNESVSEQLGVGIKVEAADTEQASEEVVKVSDKKVIEVGKNDDLEDSKSLSDDTDIEVTSEDEWQCTECKKFNSPSKRYCFRCWALRKDWYSDCSKLTHSLSTSDITAVPEKKESEGIDVPDCRRTVSAPVVRPKDVSIKEGNSKLLNPCNSVEFLDLAHSSESQETISSMGEQSDNVSEQRTDVENMEDCQNILKPCSLCEKRPRDGNIIHGRTSHLTTCFPCARRLKKAGASCPICKKEIQLVIKVFIA, from the exons ATGTTCACTGTTAAAGAG GTAATGCACTATCTAGGCCAGTATATAATGGTGAAGCAGCTTTATGATCAACAGGAGCAGCATATGGTTTATTGTGGTGGAGATCTTTTGGGAGAACTACTGGGACGTCAGAGCTTCTCCGTGAAAGATCCAAG CCCTCTCTATGATATGCTAAGAAAGAATCTTGTCACTTTAACCACTGCTACTACAG ATGCTGCTCAGACTCTCGCTCTCGCACAGGATCACAGTTTGGATATTCCAAGTCAAGACCAACCGAAG CAAAGTGCAGAGGAAAGTTCTAATTCCAGGAAAAGAACTGAAGAGGGTGATATTCCCGCACTGCCTACCTCAGAGCATAAATGCAGAAATTCTAGAGAAA ATGAAGACTTGATAAATTTAAGCCAAGATGAGACATCTAGGTTGGACCTTGGGTTTGAGGAGTGGGATGTAGCTGGCCTGCCTTGGTGGTTTTTAGGAAACTTGAGAAACAACTATACACCTAGAAGTAATGGCTCAACTGATTTACAGACAAATCAG GATATAGGTACTGCCATTGTTTCAGATACTACAGATGATTTGTGGTTTTTAAATGAGTCAGTTTCAGAGCAGTTAGGTGTTGGAATAAAAGTTGAAGCTGCTGATACTGAACAAGCAAGTGAAGAAGTAGTTAAAGTGAGTGACAAAAAG GTGATTGAAGTGGGGAAAAATGATGACCTTGAGGACTCTAAGTCCTTAAGTGATGATACTGATATAGAAGTTACCTCTGAG GATGAGTGGCAGTGTACTGAATGCAAGAAATTTAATTCTCCAAGCAAGAGGTACTGTTTCCGTTGCTGGGCCTTGAGGAAGGATTGGTATTCAGATTGTTCTAAATTAACACATTCTCTCTCCACATCTGACATCACTGCCGTGCCCGAAAAGAAGGAAAGTGAAGGAATTGATGTCCCTGATTGCCGTAGAACTGTTTCAGCTCCAGTTGTTAGACCTAAAGATGTATCtataaaggaaggaaattctaaacttttaaatccCTGCAACTCAGTGGAATTCTtggatttggctcacagttctgaaaGCCAAGAGACCATCTCAAGTATGGGAGAACAATCAGATAACGTCTCTGAGCAGAGAACAGATGTAGAAAATATGGAGGATTGCCAGAATATCTTGAAGCCATGTAGCTTGTGTGAGAAAAGACCACGAGACGGGAATATTATTCATGGAAGGACAAGCCATCTTACGACTTGCTTTCCCTGTGCCAGAAGACTAAAGAAGGCTGGGGCTTCCTGTCCTATTTGCAAGAAAGAGATTCAATTAGTTATTAAGGTTTTTATAGCATAG
- the Mdm4 gene encoding protein Mdm4 isoform X3, which yields MLRKNLVTLTTATTDAAQTLALAQDHSLDIPSQDQPKQSAEESSNSRKRTEEGDIPALPTSEHKCRNSRENEDLINLSQDETSRLDLGFEEWDVAGLPWWFLGNLRNNYTPRSNGSTDLQTNQDIGTAIVSDTTDDLWFLNESVSEQLGVGIKVEAADTEQASEEVVKVSDKKVIEVGKNDDLEDSKSLSDDTDIEVTSEDEWQCTECKKFNSPSKRYCFRCWALRKDWYSDCSKLTHSLSTSDITAVPEKKESEGIDVPDCRRTVSAPVVRPKDVSIKEGNSKLLNPCNSVEFLDLAHSSESQETISSMGEQSDNVSEQRTDVENMEDCQNILKPCSLCEKRPRDGNIIHGRTSHLTTCFPCARRLKKAGASCPICKKEIQLVIKVFIA from the exons ATGCTAAGAAAGAATCTTGTCACTTTAACCACTGCTACTACAG ATGCTGCTCAGACTCTCGCTCTCGCACAGGATCACAGTTTGGATATTCCAAGTCAAGACCAACCGAAG CAAAGTGCAGAGGAAAGTTCTAATTCCAGGAAAAGAACTGAAGAGGGTGATATTCCCGCACTGCCTACCTCAGAGCATAAATGCAGAAATTCTAGAGAAA ATGAAGACTTGATAAATTTAAGCCAAGATGAGACATCTAGGTTGGACCTTGGGTTTGAGGAGTGGGATGTAGCTGGCCTGCCTTGGTGGTTTTTAGGAAACTTGAGAAACAACTATACACCTAGAAGTAATGGCTCAACTGATTTACAGACAAATCAG GATATAGGTACTGCCATTGTTTCAGATACTACAGATGATTTGTGGTTTTTAAATGAGTCAGTTTCAGAGCAGTTAGGTGTTGGAATAAAAGTTGAAGCTGCTGATACTGAACAAGCAAGTGAAGAAGTAGTTAAAGTGAGTGACAAAAAG GTGATTGAAGTGGGGAAAAATGATGACCTTGAGGACTCTAAGTCCTTAAGTGATGATACTGATATAGAAGTTACCTCTGAG GATGAGTGGCAGTGTACTGAATGCAAGAAATTTAATTCTCCAAGCAAGAGGTACTGTTTCCGTTGCTGGGCCTTGAGGAAGGATTGGTATTCAGATTGTTCTAAATTAACACATTCTCTCTCCACATCTGACATCACTGCCGTGCCCGAAAAGAAGGAAAGTGAAGGAATTGATGTCCCTGATTGCCGTAGAACTGTTTCAGCTCCAGTTGTTAGACCTAAAGATGTATCtataaaggaaggaaattctaaacttttaaatccCTGCAACTCAGTGGAATTCTtggatttggctcacagttctgaaaGCCAAGAGACCATCTCAAGTATGGGAGAACAATCAGATAACGTCTCTGAGCAGAGAACAGATGTAGAAAATATGGAGGATTGCCAGAATATCTTGAAGCCATGTAGCTTGTGTGAGAAAAGACCACGAGACGGGAATATTATTCATGGAAGGACAAGCCATCTTACGACTTGCTTTCCCTGTGCCAGAAGACTAAAGAAGGCTGGGGCTTCCTGTCCTATTTGCAAGAAAGAGATTCAATTAGTTATTAAGGTTTTTATAGCATAG